The Methylobacterium durans nucleotide sequence GCTGGGCCGGCGCCCTCGGCCACGGCGCTACCCGCGCCGACGTCGCGGTCGGCTTCGCCCTGTCGGCCGAAAACGTCGCGAGCCTGCAATCGGCGCTGAGCGCGGGCATCTATGTCGACGATCACGCGGCGACGGACGCGGCCCGGCTCTACTACACGCTCCTCGACCGCGCGCCGGACGCGGGCGGGCTTCAGGCCTGGACGCAGGCTCTCAAGGGCGGCCTGTCGGAGGCCGGCATGGTGCGGGCCTTCCTCGGCTCCGGCGAGTATCAGGCCAAGCACGGGGGCCTGTCCGACGCGGCCTTCGTCGACATGCTCTACGAGAACGCCCTCGGCCGCCACGCCGAGGCCGGCGGCCTCGCGAGCTGGACGGGAGCGCTGGGCCACGGGGCCTCGCGGGCCGAGGTCGCCCTCGGCATCGCGCAGAGCGAGGAAGCGCACCACCACCTCGCCTCGCAGATCGAGCAGGGCTGGCACCTCGCCTGAGAGGACGGGGACCGGATTGGGGCGGCCGGGCGATCGGAGCCCGGCCGTCTCCGTTCCGGCCGCCTGTCGACGTGTAAGCTCGACGGCTCGACCCGCCGAGCTTTCCGCGGCATTCTCCGGGCACCGCGCCGAGTGGCGAACAGGGGAGGCTCTCGATGGAACGCCGTGACTTCATGACCGCGATCGGTGCCGTGGCGGCCTTCGGAGCCATCGGCTCGGCGCAGGCGCACGAGATGGGTCACGACCATTCCGGTCACGGCGCCGGCGGGCACGACCATCCGCCGAAGTACAAGGCGCTGACGGAATCGAGCGCGCACTGCGTCTCGACGGGCAATGCCTGCCTGCGCCACTGTTTCGGCATGCTGGCGATGAAGGATACCAGCATGGCCTCCTGCACCGCCTCGGTGCACGACCTGATCCGGGCCTGCACCGCGCTCGAAGCCCTCTCGGCGGTCAACTCGCCCCACACCGCGATTTTGGCCAAGGCCGTCGGCGAGATCTGCATCGCCTGCGGCAAGGAATGCGACAAGTTCCCCGACATCGCGGAGTGCAAGGCGTGCGGCGCCTCCTGCCGGGCCTGCGCCGAGGAGTGCCGCAAGATCGCGGCGTGAGGCGCAGCCCTCACGCCTCGAAGGGTGCGAGTTCCGGCTCGTCGATGACCCCATCGGATTCGGGCTGCTCGGCCGTCCGGCGCCGGGACAGGAGCAGGATCAGCACGGGCAGGATCAGCAGGATCAGGAGCGGCGCGAGCGCCATGCCGCCAACCACGACGAGGGCCAGCGGCTTCTGAACCTGGGAGCCGACGCCCGATGAGAGCGCCGCCGGCAGGAGCCCGACGCCTGCCACCACGCAGGTCATCACCACCGGTCGCATCTGCGTGAGGCAGGTGCGCATCATCGCCGAGACGCGCTCCTCGCCGGCTGCGAGCAGCGCGTTGAACTGCGTGATCACGATGATGCCGTCCATCACGGCGATGCCGAGGAGGGCGATGAAGCCGATCGCCGCCGAGACGCTGAACGGCGTGTCGGTGAAGACGAGGGCGAGGATGCCGCCCGCCACCGCCATCGGGATGACGCTCAACGCGAGCAGCGTGTCGACGATCGAGTTGAAGTTGACGAAGAGCAGGATCGCGATCAGCGCCACCGCGAGCGGCACCGTCACCGAGAGCCGGGCCAGCGCACCCTGCATGTTGTTGAACTCGCCGACGAGTTCCAGCCGGTAGCCCGGCGGCAACGCCACCTCGGCGGCCACGCGCTCGCGCGCCTCGATGATGGTGCTGCCGAGGTCGCGGTCGCGGACGCTGAACTTCACGGGCAAGTAGCGCTCCTGCCCCTCCCGGTAGATGTAGGCCGGACCCGAGACGAGGCGCACGGTGGCGACCTCGTTGAGCGGCACCTGGATCACCGTGCCGTTCGGTCCCTGGCCCGCGATGCGCAGGTTGCGGATCGCGCCGACGCTCTGCCGGTACTGCGAGGCGAGGCGCACGATGATTGGGTAGTGCCGGTCGCTGCCGGTGTCGTAGAGGTCGCCCGCGCTGTCGCCACCGATCGCCGTGCGGACCGTGGTGTTGATGTCGCCGGGCGTGAGGCCGTAGCGCGCGGCGCGCACCCGGTCGACGTCGATCTGCACGGTCGGCTGGCCGAGCGAGGTGAAGACGCCGAGATCGGTCACGCCCGGCACGGTCTTGAGCACCGCCTCGACCCTGCGGGCGACGTCGGTCAGCGTCTGCAGATCCGGCCCGAACACCTTGAAGGAATTCTCGCCCTTGATGCCTGAGACAGCCTCGGCGACGTTATCCTGCAGGTACTGGGAGAGGTTGAATTCGATCCCCGGGAACTCGGCCCGCAGCCTGTCGAGGAGTTCCGCCGTCAGCGCGTCCTTGGTCACGCCCGGCCGCCACTGCTCGACGGGTTTCAGCGGCGCGAAGAACTCGCCGTTGAAGAATCCGGCGGCATCCGTCCCGTCGTCGGGCCGGCCGTGCTGGGACACGACGCGCTCGACCTCCGGCACCGCGGCGATGATGCGGCGCATCCGGTTGACGTAGAGGTTGCCCTCCTTGAGCGAGATCGTCGCCGGCATGGTGGCGCGCAACCACAGATTCCCCTCCTCCAGCTTCGGCAGGAATTCCGAGCCGAGGTTGCGGGAGGCGAGGCCGACGCCCAGCGTCAGCAGCGCGGCGAGCCCGAGCACCAGCGCCCGGTTCCCGAGCGCCATGCGGATCGCCGGCCGGTACAGGCTGTCGAGCGTGCGCACGAGGACGGTCTCGACCTCCTCGATATGCTCCGGGAGCAGGTAGGCGGACAGGACCGGGGTCACCGTGAAGGTGGCGATGAGGCCGCCGAGCAGGGCGTAGGCGTAGGTCTGCGCCATCGGCCCGAAGATGTGGCCCTCGACGCCGGTGAGCGTGAAGAGCGGCAGGAAGCCCGTGACGATGATGATGGCCGCGAACACGATCGAGCGGCTGACGTCGCTCGACGCGCGCACGATCGCCCCGAGCTTGCCCGCGAGCCCCTTGGCGCCGCCACCGGGCGTGGGCGGCCCGTGCCCCGAGAGCCGCCGAAAGATCGCCTCGACCATGATCACCGTGCCGTCGACGATGAGCCCGAAATCGAGGGCGCCGACGGAGAGGAGGTTCGCGGATTCGCCCCGCAGCACCAGAATGATCACGGCGAAGAACAGCGCGAAGGGGATCGTCGCCACGACGATGAGCGCGCTCCGCAGGTTGCCGAGGAACAGCCACTGGATCACGAGGATCAGGCTGATCCCGAAGATCATGTTGTGCAGGACGGTGTGGGTCGTGACCTCGATGAGGTCCGAGCGGTCGTAGATCCGCTCGATCCGGACGCCCGGCGGAAGGATGCCCGACGATTCGATGCGCGCGACCTCGGCCTCCACCGCCTTGATCGTCGGCGTGCTCTGCTCGCCGCGCCGCATCAGGACGATGCCCTGCACGATGTCGTCGTCGTCGTTCATGCCGGCGATGCCGAGGCGCGGCTGGTGGCCGATCGTGACGTGGGCCACGTCCCGCACCAGTACCGGCGCGCCCCCCGACTGGGCCAGCACCGTCTCCTCGATGTCGTCGGTGGAGCGGATCAGTCCGACGCCGCGCACCACGGCGGACTGAGCGCCGAGCGTGATCCGGTTGCCGCCGACGTTGAGGTTGCTGTCGTTGAGGGTCTTCACCACCCCGGCCAGGGTGAGACCGTAGGCGGAGAGCTTGTCGATATCGACGCTGATCTCGAAGGTCTTGGTCTTGCCACCCCAGCCGATCACGTCGATGACGCCCGGCACCGCGCGGAAACGGCGGCGCAGCACCCAGTCCTGCAAAGTCTTCAGATCGAGCACGCTGTAGCCCGGGGGAGCGACGAGCTTGTAGCGGAAGATCTCGCCGATCGGGCTCACCGGCGAAATGGTCGGTTTCGCGCCGTTCGGCAGCGGGTCGAGCTGGGCGAGCCGGTTCAGCACCTGCTGCTCGGCCTCGTAATAGGTGAACTCGAAGCCGAATTGCAGCTTCACGTCCGAGAGGCCGTAGAGCGAGACCGTGCGCACCTGCTTCAAATTCGGCAGGCCGGACGTCATTACCTCGATCGGCACCGTGATGTAGCGCTCGATCTCCTCGCCCGAGAGGCCCGGCGCCTGCGTGACCACGTCGATCATCGGCGGCGTCGGGTCCGGGTAGGCCTCGATGTTGAGGGTGCGGAACGCCGCGAGCCCGCCGATCAGCAGGAGCACGAAGGCGAGCACGACGAGCACGCGCTGCCGCAGGGCGAAGGCGACGATGGCGTCCATGTGGATGATCCCCCTGGCCGGCGAGAAGCCGGCCGCGCCATCAGCCCTGCGTCGCCATCCGGTCGACGAAGAGCGAGCCCCGCGAGATCACGCGCTCGCCCGTCTTCAGTCCGTCGAGGACCTCGATCGTGCCGCCATCGACGATGCCGGGCTTGATTTCCCGGTTCTCGACGGAATTGTCGGCCTTCAGCACCCAGACGCTCGCCTTGCTCCCCTCCAGGATCACCGCGGCCCGGGGCACGGAATGCGAGAGGGTCTCGCGCTCGTTGATGATGCGCACGCTCGCGAACATCTCGGGCTTGAGGAGCCCCTGCGGGTTGTCGATCTCGGCGCGCACAACGATGCGGCGCGTCGCCGGATCGACCGAGGCGCCGATGAAGTTCACCCGGCCCTCGAACGTCCGGTCGGGCAGCGAGAGGACGCGGAAGGTCAGCCGCTCGCCGAGATCGACCTTG carries:
- a CDS encoding DUF4214 domain-containing protein, whose amino-acid sequence is MSHDVRSFEGQVYALYDAILDRTPDAGGLEYWVGALKNGAALRDVADQFLRSAEMQAKFGGLDDRGFVAHLYETALHRSGEAAGIDGWAGALGHGATRADVAVGFALSAENVASLQSALSAGIYVDDHAATDAARLYYTLLDRAPDAGGLQAWTQALKGGLSEAGMVRAFLGSGEYQAKHGGLSDAAFVDMLYENALGRHAEAGGLASWTGALGHGASRAEVALGIAQSEEAHHHLASQIEQGWHLA
- a CDS encoding four-helix bundle copper-binding protein: MERRDFMTAIGAVAAFGAIGSAQAHEMGHDHSGHGAGGHDHPPKYKALTESSAHCVSTGNACLRHCFGMLAMKDTSMASCTASVHDLIRACTALEALSAVNSPHTAILAKAVGEICIACGKECDKFPDIAECKACGASCRACAEECRKIAA
- a CDS encoding efflux RND transporter permease subunit, producing the protein MDAIVAFALRQRVLVVLAFVLLLIGGLAAFRTLNIEAYPDPTPPMIDVVTQAPGLSGEEIERYITVPIEVMTSGLPNLKQVRTVSLYGLSDVKLQFGFEFTYYEAEQQVLNRLAQLDPLPNGAKPTISPVSPIGEIFRYKLVAPPGYSVLDLKTLQDWVLRRRFRAVPGVIDVIGWGGKTKTFEISVDIDKLSAYGLTLAGVVKTLNDSNLNVGGNRITLGAQSAVVRGVGLIRSTDDIEETVLAQSGGAPVLVRDVAHVTIGHQPRLGIAGMNDDDDIVQGIVLMRRGEQSTPTIKAVEAEVARIESSGILPPGVRIERIYDRSDLIEVTTHTVLHNMIFGISLILVIQWLFLGNLRSALIVVATIPFALFFAVIILVLRGESANLLSVGALDFGLIVDGTVIMVEAIFRRLSGHGPPTPGGGAKGLAGKLGAIVRASSDVSRSIVFAAIIIVTGFLPLFTLTGVEGHIFGPMAQTYAYALLGGLIATFTVTPVLSAYLLPEHIEEVETVLVRTLDSLYRPAIRMALGNRALVLGLAALLTLGVGLASRNLGSEFLPKLEEGNLWLRATMPATISLKEGNLYVNRMRRIIAAVPEVERVVSQHGRPDDGTDAAGFFNGEFFAPLKPVEQWRPGVTKDALTAELLDRLRAEFPGIEFNLSQYLQDNVAEAVSGIKGENSFKVFGPDLQTLTDVARRVEAVLKTVPGVTDLGVFTSLGQPTVQIDVDRVRAARYGLTPGDINTTVRTAIGGDSAGDLYDTGSDRHYPIIVRLASQYRQSVGAIRNLRIAGQGPNGTVIQVPLNEVATVRLVSGPAYIYREGQERYLPVKFSVRDRDLGSTIIEARERVAAEVALPPGYRLELVGEFNNMQGALARLSVTVPLAVALIAILLFVNFNSIVDTLLALSVIPMAVAGGILALVFTDTPFSVSAAIGFIALLGIAVMDGIIVITQFNALLAAGEERVSAMMRTCLTQMRPVVMTCVVAGVGLLPAALSSGVGSQVQKPLALVVVGGMALAPLLILLILPVLILLLSRRRTAEQPESDGVIDEPELAPFEA